A part of Anabas testudineus chromosome 7, fAnaTes1.2, whole genome shotgun sequence genomic DNA contains:
- the LOC113167436 gene encoding potassium voltage-gated channel subfamily A member 10, translating to MEVALVDFESLDELDGSLEDEVDTYADETTALTVDMPPEHNSASSNYLLQASQPLSTPPHHSPVPSCIWESTSSSPIPQTQMLGVPQSQTPCKQGPSSCASMISNWKLLLSSEGTKESETIFSRLAKECCEDLFVDKRGLDDGDQKVIINIAGLRFETQLKTLDQFPETLLGDPLKRMDYFDPMRNEYFFDRNRPSFDGILYYYQSGGKIRRPANVPIDVFADEILFYELGSEAMEQFREDEGFIKDVEIPLPNNDVCRQFWLLFEYPESSNAARGVALVSVFVIVISIIIFCMETLPEFRDDSDPIVPTVVQPLNGSKGYTSVALPGVKTTTFSDPFFIIETACIAWFFFELCVRFFVCPSKREFFHNLMNIIDIISIIPYFVTVITELVTTPQESSGQNMSLAILRIIRLVRVFRIFKLSRHSKGLQILGQTLKASMRELGLLIFFLFIGVILFSSAIYFAEVDEPNTQFVSIPDGFWWAVVTMTTVGYGDMCPITVGGKMVGTLCAIAGVLTIALPVPVIVSNFNYFYHRETEAEDKLPLADAVEQAMKAETGTKQGSNTSLNKANGIWQSDKVK from the coding sequence ATGGAGGTGGCACTGGTAGACTTTGAAAGCCTGGATGAGCTTGACGGCAGCCTTGAGGATGAGGTGGACACCTATGCTGATGAGACAACAGCTCTCACGGTGGACATGCCGCCAGAGCACAACAGCGCAAGCAGCAACTACCTTCTCCAAGCCTCTCAACCTCTTTCTACACCGCCCCACCACAGTCCTGTTCCATCCTGCATTTGGGAATCCACCTCATCTTCACCCATTCCACAGACACAGATGCTGGGAGTGCCTCAGTCCCAGACTCCATGTAAACAGGGCCCCAGTAGCTGCGCCAGTATGATCTCTAACTGGAAGCTGCTTCTAAGCAGTGAGGGCACTAAGGAGAGTGAGACGATCTTCAGCCGACTTGCTAAGGAATGCTGCGAGGATTTGTTTGTAGATAAACGAGGGCTGGATGATGGAGACCAGAAAGTCATCATAAACATTGCCGGTCTTCGTTTTGAGACGCAGCTCAAAACACTGGACCAATTCCCCGAGACGCTGCTGGGAGACCCTCTGAAGAGGATGGACTACTTTGATCCAATGAGGAATGAGTATTTCTTTGATCGCAATCGACCCAGTTTTGACGGAATACTGTATTATTACCAGTCAGGTGGTAAGATCAGGCGGCCAGCTAATGTTCCCATTGATGTGTTTGCTGATGAAATTCTGTTCTACGAGCTTGGGAGCGAGGCCATGGAGCAGTTTAGAGAAGACGAAGGATTCATAAAGGATGTTGAAATCCCTCTACCTAATAATGATGTGTGTAGGCAGTTCTGGCTGCTGTTTGAATACCCAGAGAGCTCCAATGCAGCTCGGGGGGTTGCACtggtgtctgtttttgttatagTCATTTCCATCATTATTTTCTGCATGGAAACTCTTCCAGAATTCAGAGATGACTCTGACCCAATTGTGCCCACAGTGGTGCAACCTCTCAATGGATCCAAAGGTTACACATCTGTGGCTCTACCTGGTGTAAAGACCACAACTTTCTCCGATCCCTTCTTCATCATTGAAACCGCCTGTATTGCTTGGTTCTTCTTTGAGCTTTGCGTGAGATTTTTTGTCTGCCCTAGCAAAAGGGAATTTTTCCACAACCTCATGAATATCATTGACATTATATCCATCATCCCTTATTTTGTTACTGTGATTACAGAACTGGTCACAACACCACAAGAGAGCTCAGGACAAAACATGTCTTTAGCCATTCTGCGTATTATCCGCTTGGTCAGGGTCTTTCGTATATTCAAACTCTCACGTCACTCCAAGGGGCTGCAGATCCTGGGACAGACTCTGAAAGCCAGTATGCGTGAACTTGGCTTGctcatcttcttccttttcATTGGAGTCATTCTGTTTTCAAGTGCAATCTACTTTGCTGAGGTAGATGAACCTAACACACAGTTTGTCAGTATACCTGATGGCTTCTGGTGGGCTGTGGTCACCATGACCACTGTAGGTTACGGTGACATGTGTCCCATTACTGTGGGGGGTAAGATGGTGGGCACATTGTGTGCAATTGCAGGTGTACTGACCATTGCTTTGCCTGTTCCCGTCATTGTTTCCAACTTCAACTACTTCTATCACAGAGAGACGGAGGCAGAGGACAAGTTGCCCTTGGCAGATGCTGTTGAGCAAGCGATGAAGGCTGAGACAGGTACCAAACAAGGCAGCAACACCTCACTCAATAAAGCCAATGGCATCTGGCAGAGTGATAAAGTGAAATAA
- the kcna2b gene encoding potassium voltage-gated channel subfamily A member 2b, with protein sequence MTVATSDPADEAAAHPGQPHDPYDPEPDHECCERVVINISGLRFETQLKTLSQFPDTLLGDPKKRMRYFDPLRNEYFFDRNRPSFDAILYYYQSGGRLRRPVNVTLDIFSEEIRFYELGEEAMEIFREDEGFIKEEERPLPDNEFQRQVWLLFEYPESSGPARIIAIISVMVILISIVSFCLETMPVFRNEDEEMYNNRFQSTSNTTSTSDSSTYFTDPFFIVETLCIIWFSFEFLVRFFACPSKAGFFGNIMNIIDIVAIIPYFITLGTELAERPEDSQAGQQAMSLAILRVIRLVRVFRIFKLSRHSKGLQILGQTLKASMRELGLLIFFLFIGVILFSSAVYFAEADEPQSQFSSIPEAFWWAVVSMTTVGYGDMVPTTIGGKIVGSLCAIAGVLTIALPVPVIVSNFNYFYHRETEGEEQAQYLNIPSVPKASSADDLKKSGRSGSGSTLSKSDYVEIQEAVNHSTEDFRPEGMKTGNCTLANTNYVNITKMRTDV encoded by the coding sequence ATGACGGTTGCTACCAGCGACCCTGcagatgaagcagcagcacatcCGGGCCAACCTCATGACCCGTATGACCCAGAACCCGATCATGAGTGCTGCGAAAGAGTCGTCATCAACATCTCAGGGTTGCGCTTTGAGACGCAGCTCAAGACCCTCTCCCAATTTCCAGACACGCTGCTGGGTGATCCCAAGAAAAGGATGAGGTATTTTGACCCTCTCAGGAACGAGTACTTTTTTGACCGTAACCGACCAAGTTTTGATGCTATTCTGTATTACTACCAATCAGGAGGGAGGTTGCGTCGCCCTGTTAATGTGACCCTGGATATTTTTTCTGAGGAGATCCGGTTTTATGAATTAGGCGAGGAGGCCATGGAAATCTTCAGGGAGGATGAAGGTTTCATAAAGGAAGAAGAGCGGCCTTTGCCAGATAATGAATTTCAGAGACAAGTGTGGCTGCTGTTTGAATATCCAGAGAGCTCAGGTCCCGCTCGTATCATTGCCATCATCTCTGTCATGGTCATTCTTATCTCTATTGTAAGTTTCTGTCTAGAGACAATGCCAGTTTTTCgaaatgaagatgaagagatgTACAATAACCGCTTTCAGTCCACGTCCAACACCACGTCTACCTCAGACAGCTCAACATATTTCACAGACCCTTTCTTTATTGTTGAGACCCTCTGCATCATCTGGTTCTCCTTTGAGTTTCTGGTTAGGTTCTTTGCATGTCCTAGCAAAGCCGGATTTTTTGGCAACATCATGAACATCATTGATATTGTAGCGATCATCCCCTACTTCATCACCCTGGGCACAGAGTTAGCAGAGAGGCCAGAGGACAGCCAGGCGGGCCAGCAAGCTATGTCTCTGGCTATTCTCCGTGTCATTCGTCTAGTCAGGGTGTTTCGTATTTTTAAACTCTCACGTCACTCCAAGGGGCTCCAGATTTTGGGGCAAACTCTGAAGGCGAGTATGCGCGAGCTGGgtctcctcatcttcttcctgtTTATTGGTGTAATTCTCTTCTCTAGTGCTGTCTACTTCGCAGAAGCAGATGAGCCACAGTCCCAGTTCAGCAGCATCCCAGAGGCCTTTTGGTGGGCCGTGGTTTCCATGACCACTGTAGGATATGGAGACATGGTCCCGACAACCATTGGAGGAAAGATTGTGGGGTCTCTCTGCGCAATTGCTGGTGTGCTGACTATTGCCCTTCCCGTACCTGTCATCGTATCAAACTTCAATTACTTCTACCACAGAGAGACGGAGGGTGAGGAGCAGGCACAGTATCTGAATATCCCAAGTGTGCCTAAAGCCAGCTCAGCCGACGATCTGAAGAAGAGTGGTCGGAGCGGCAGTGGATCCACTCTCAGTAAATCTGACTATGTAGAGATCCAGGAGGCTGTAAACCACAGCACTGAGGACTTCAGACCAGAGGGcatgaaaacaggaaattgcaCCCTGGCCAACACTAACTATGTAAACATCACTAAGATGCGTACCGATGTATAA
- the LOC113167434 gene encoding LOW QUALITY PROTEIN: potassium voltage-gated channel subfamily A member 3 (The sequence of the model RefSeq protein was modified relative to this genomic sequence to represent the inferred CDS: deleted 2 bases in 1 codon; substituted 1 base at 1 genomic stop codon), protein MTPVCCSLCVSVRPVIGGGGERYPALARRGRVXGLFINPELSPWAGTSIVGSESEALKESEGDGGEDEAVAAAVIDRGSRRGRGGRPCMRLQPRMDDHLSLLQSPPPSATKTRGDNLVNHGYTETEADVMTVVACDNMLEESAALPGHHSLDRYEPDHECCERVVINISGLRFETQLKTLSQFPETLLGDPKKRMRYFDPLRNEYFFDRNRPSFDAILYYYQSGGRIRRPVNVPIDIFSEEIRFYELGEEAMEKFREDEGFIKEEERPLPENEFQRQVWLLFEYPESSGPARGIAIVSVLVILISIVIFCLETLPEFRDENRDPITIAPVINGTLPYLISPFSDPFFVVETLCIIWFSFELLVRFFACPSKATFSKNIMNIIDIVAIIPYFITLGTELAERQGNGQQAMSLAILRVIRLVRVFRIFKLSRHSKGLQILGQTLKASMRELGLLIFFLFIGVILFSSAVYFAEADDPDSGFNSIPDAFWWAVVTMTTVGYGDMHPVTIGGKIVGSLCAIAGVLTIALPVPVIVSNFNYFYHRETEGEEQAQYLHVGSCQPLADTEELRKTRSSSSLSKSEYMVIEEHGMNSAFKQQPNFPTTTQNNSQNCVNINKKIFTDV, encoded by the exons ATGACGCCCGTCTGTTGCTCCTTGTGTGTATCGGTGCGTCCTGTGATTGGCGGAGGG GGGGAAAGGTACCCAGCGCTGGCGCGCCGTGGGCGGGTGTAAGGCCTGTTTATAAACCCAGAACTCTCCCCGTGGGCGGGAACATCAATAGTAGGGAGCGAGAGTGAAGCGCTgaaagagagtgagggagacGGTGGAGAAGACGAGGCTGTGGCGGCGGCTGTGATTGACCGGGGTTCGCGGAGGGGGCGAGGCGGCCGCCCCTGTATGCGTCTTCAGCCGCGCATGGACGACCACCTCAGCCTCCTTCAATCACCCCCACCAAGCGCGACCAAAACCCGGGGCGACAACCTGGTGAACCACGGATACACCGAGACCGAGGCCGACGTGATGACGGTTGTGGCGTGTGACAACATGCTGGAAGAGTCGGCGGCTCTGCCGGGCCACCACTCTCTGGATCGGTACGAGCCGGATCACGAATGCTGCGAGAGGGTGGTCATCAACATCTCAGGGTTGCGCTTCGAGACTCAGCTCAAGACGCTCTCCCAGTTTCCAGAGACGCTGCTGGGTGACCCCAAGAAAAGGATGAGGTATTTCGATCCTCTCAGGAACGAGTACTTCTTCGATCGGAACCGACCCAGCTTTGATGCCATTCTGTATTACTACCAGTCTGGCGGGCGCATCCGAAGACCAGTCAATGTGCCCATTGACATTTTTTCCGAGGAGATTCGCTTCTATGAGCTGGGTGAGGAGGCTATGGAGAAGTTCAGGGAGGATGAGGGCTTCATAAAAGAGGAGGAGCGGCCGCTGCCAGAGAACGAATTTCAGAGACAGGTGTGGCTGCTTTTTGAGTACCCAGAGAGCTCGGGTCCCGCCCGGGGAATAGCGATAGTGTCAGTCCTGGTCATTCTCATCTCCATTGTCATCTTCTGCTTAGAGACATTGCCGGAGTTCAGGGACGAGAACAGGGATCCCATCACCATTGCGCCTGTGATAAATGGCACACTCCCATATCTCATCAGCCCCTTCTCAGACCCGTTCTTTGTGGTGGAGACGCTGTGCATCATCTGGTTCTCCTTTGAGCTGCTGGTGCGCTTCTTCGCTTGTCCAAGCAAAGCCACGTTCTCCAAAAACATTATGAACATTATAGACATTGTGGCCATCATTCCCTATTTCATCACCCTGGGCACGGAACTCGCAGAGAGGCAGGGGAACGGGCAGCAAGCCATGTCACTAGCAATTCTGCGCGTAATTAGGCTTGTCCGGGTCTTTCGCATCTTCAAACTCTCGCGTCACTCCAAGGGGCTCCAGATTTTAGGACAGACTCTGAAGGCCAGTATGCGCGAACTGGGCCTGTTGATCTTCTTTTTGTTCATCGGTGTCATCCTGTTCTCCAGTGCTGTCTACTTTGCTGAAGCGGACGACCCAGATTCGGGCTTCAACAGCATCCCGGACGCGTTCTGGTGGGCTGTCGTCACCATGACCACCGTGGGCTATGGGGACATGCATCCCGTGACAATCGGGGGAAAGATTGTTGGGTCTTTGTGCGCAATCGCCGGTGTGCTGACCATTGCTCTGCCTGTACCTGTCATCGTCTCCAATTTCAACTACTTCTACCACAGAGAGACGGAGGGCGAGGAGCAGGCACAGTACCTGCACGTGGGCAGCTGCCAGCCTCTGGCAGACACAGAGGAGCTGAGGAAGACTCGCTCCTCTTCCTCGCTCAGCAAGAGCGAGTACATGGTGATAGAGGAGCACGGGATGAACAGTGCGTTCAAGCAGCAGCCCAACTTCCCCACCACGACGCAGAACAACTCCCAGAATTGTGTGAATATAAACAAAAAGATCTTCACCGACGTGTAG